In a genomic window of Prosthecobacter fusiformis:
- a CDS encoding helix-turn-helix domain-containing protein, which produces MHSIVTFVSDIAVGISVCYDLKRKKLMPTTDHPIVPTQSDVLLAQKSYRILGKLSEGRDAPMGIKIGGQEVEIPGVLCGILFDALAKVAEGKGVALKSIEEEVSPQEAAELLNVSRPFAARLFDEGAFPSRKVGSHRRALASEVIAYKEREKQARLKALEELAAYDQSLNLGIQ; this is translated from the coding sequence ATGCATTCAATTGTTACGTTTGTTTCAGATATTGCAGTTGGAATCAGCGTATGCTACGATTTGAAAAGGAAGAAGCTTATGCCAACGACCGATCATCCCATAGTACCCACGCAAAGTGATGTGCTTCTTGCTCAAAAGTCATACCGCATACTCGGAAAGTTGAGCGAAGGTCGCGACGCTCCGATGGGTATCAAGATTGGAGGTCAGGAGGTAGAGATTCCTGGGGTATTGTGCGGTATTCTATTCGATGCGCTGGCCAAAGTGGCTGAAGGGAAGGGGGTTGCCCTCAAATCTATTGAGGAAGAAGTGTCCCCACAGGAGGCTGCCGAATTATTGAATGTCTCGCGTCCATTTGCCGCAAGGTTGTTCGATGAAGGGGCCTTCCCTAGCCGCAAGGTGGGGAGCCACCGTAGAGCCCTGGCCAGTGAAGTGATCGCCTATAAGGAGAGGGAGAAACAGGCGCGTCTCAAAGCCCTGGAGGAATTGGCAGCGTATGACCAAAGTCTGAATTTGGGCATTCAATGA
- the hisF gene encoding imidazole glycerol phosphate synthase subunit HisF, translating to MLTKRIIPCLDVKEGRVVKGTQFLQLRDAGDPVECAKVYNAQGADELVFLDITASHEERKTMVDVVARTAESCFMPLTVGGGIRTVADMREMLLAGADKVGINTAAVKTPEVIDAAAEAFGCQCLVVAIDAKRNERGSWTVYTHGGRYPTELDAVEWAAEVCRRGAGEILLTSMDSDGTKAGYDIALTRAVSEAVTIPVIASGGAGNIQHMADVLSAGKADAVLAASIFHFGEYTVRDVKKYLGDQGVPVRLV from the coding sequence ATGCTCACCAAGCGCATCATTCCCTGTCTCGACGTCAAAGAAGGCCGTGTGGTCAAAGGCACCCAGTTTCTGCAACTGCGGGATGCCGGAGACCCTGTGGAATGCGCCAAAGTTTACAACGCCCAGGGTGCCGATGAACTCGTCTTCCTCGACATCACCGCCAGCCACGAAGAGCGCAAGACCATGGTGGATGTCGTCGCCCGTACCGCCGAATCCTGTTTCATGCCCCTCACCGTCGGGGGTGGCATCCGTACCGTCGCCGACATGCGGGAAATGCTCCTCGCCGGGGCAGACAAAGTCGGCATCAACACCGCCGCCGTCAAAACCCCGGAAGTCATCGACGCCGCTGCTGAAGCTTTCGGCTGCCAGTGCCTCGTCGTCGCCATTGATGCCAAGCGCAACGAGCGCGGCTCCTGGACCGTTTACACCCACGGCGGCCGTTATCCCACAGAGTTGGATGCCGTCGAATGGGCCGCCGAAGTCTGCCGCCGCGGTGCCGGGGAAATCCTCCTCACCAGCATGGACTCCGATGGTACCAAAGCCGGTTACGACATCGCCCTCACCCGCGCCGTTAGCGAGGCCGTCACCATCCCCGTCATCGCCAGCGGCGGTGCCGGAAATATCCAGCACATGGCCGATGTCCTTAGCGCTGGCAAAGCCGATGCCGTCCTCGCCGCCAGCATCTTCCACTTCGGCGAATACACCGTCCGCGACGTCAAAAAATACCTCGGCGACCAAGGCGTCCCCGTCCGCTTGGTCTAA
- the rpe gene encoding ribulose-phosphate 3-epimerase produces the protein MTHDTPLILPSLLAADWSKVAAEVKRAEEVGVQWLHLDVMDGAFVDNISFGPQMVQTVRKCTDMYLDVHLMIHRPDHFLERFLHAGADNITIHVEARYDTSVIETLRRIRAAGKHAGIALHPDTPFEAAIPYAHEIDLLLVMTVVPGFGGQPFMEKQTMPKLAAARDYRDAHGLKYHLEVDGGIYTNTAPIAKANGANLFVCGTSFYGPADTPQAMAELTACVA, from the coding sequence ATGACACACGATACACCCCTCATCCTGCCCTCCCTCCTCGCTGCCGATTGGTCCAAGGTCGCCGCTGAAGTGAAACGCGCTGAAGAGGTGGGCGTACAATGGCTGCACCTGGACGTGATGGACGGCGCATTCGTGGATAACATCTCCTTTGGCCCCCAGATGGTGCAGACCGTGCGCAAGTGTACGGACATGTATCTGGACGTGCATCTCATGATCCACCGCCCGGACCATTTCCTGGAGCGATTCCTCCATGCGGGTGCGGATAACATCACCATCCATGTCGAGGCCCGTTATGACACCTCCGTCATCGAGACCCTGCGCCGCATCCGTGCCGCCGGAAAGCATGCCGGCATTGCCCTCCACCCGGACACCCCTTTTGAGGCCGCCATTCCATACGCGCATGAAATTGATCTCCTCCTCGTCATGACCGTCGTCCCCGGCTTCGGCGGGCAGCCGTTCATGGAAAAACAGACCATGCCAAAACTGGCCGCCGCGCGTGATTACCGGGATGCCCATGGCCTGAAATACCACCTCGAAGTGGATGGCGGCATTTACACCAACACCGCCCCCATCGCCAAGGCGAACGGAGCCAATCTCTTCGTCTGCGGCACCTCCTTTTACGGCCCCGCAGACACCCCACAGGCCATGGCTGAGCTGACCGCTTGCGTGGCCTGA
- a CDS encoding S10 family peptidase, whose amino-acid sequence MFPPTSFLRFLSLFAVTSSLALAQAPGGGEGEAKPEVPKDAAEKGDAAGKDEKAKGDEKKDEKPGKDAADKNKVTEHSLVINGQKVDYTATAGMLSLKDGTGKVTADIFYVAYAKKGVPDLAKRPLTFSFNGGPGSSSVWMHLGLLGPKRVKLRDDGFAVPPPYELVENEFSLLDETDLVFIDPVGTGYSRASKPEEAKNFYGVNEDAKSIGEFIRLYVTKQSRWLSPKFLIGESYGTTRAAALSGELLRTHKMNLNGIMLVSTVLNFQTIWGADGNDLPFVLYLPSFTATAWYHQKLPADLQGKPLAEVLKEVEAFASGDYNQALLMGAALPAAQRVQVVKQMARLTGLKESYVDASDLRVSLNRFSAELLRDQRLVVGRFDSRYTSYMRDAVNNSAERDPSADAVFSAFTSTFNHYVRNDLKFEDDQPYNILTSPGKWNWDAENEFTNVSETLAESMTSNPFLKVHVSSGFYDMATPYYASRYTFSHLNIHPELMKNVTEDDYTSGHMMYLNLPDLKKQKEDLAKFVRMASGK is encoded by the coding sequence ATGTTTCCTCCAACCTCCTTTTTGCGGTTCCTTTCATTGTTTGCGGTGACTTCGTCCCTGGCTCTGGCTCAAGCGCCGGGTGGGGGTGAGGGGGAGGCTAAACCTGAGGTGCCCAAGGATGCGGCGGAAAAGGGGGATGCGGCTGGGAAGGATGAGAAAGCGAAGGGCGATGAGAAGAAGGATGAGAAGCCGGGCAAGGATGCGGCGGACAAGAATAAGGTGACGGAGCACAGTCTGGTGATCAATGGCCAGAAGGTGGACTATACGGCGACGGCGGGGATGCTGAGCCTGAAGGACGGGACGGGGAAGGTGACGGCGGACATTTTTTATGTGGCCTATGCAAAGAAGGGGGTGCCGGATCTGGCGAAGCGGCCGCTGACGTTTTCCTTCAATGGTGGGCCGGGGTCGTCATCGGTGTGGATGCACCTGGGGCTGCTGGGGCCGAAGCGGGTGAAGCTGCGGGATGATGGCTTTGCGGTGCCGCCGCCGTATGAGCTGGTGGAGAATGAGTTCTCTCTGCTGGATGAAACGGACCTGGTTTTTATTGATCCGGTGGGGACGGGCTACAGCCGGGCGAGCAAGCCGGAGGAGGCGAAGAATTTTTATGGGGTGAATGAGGATGCGAAGAGCATCGGCGAATTCATCCGCCTGTATGTGACCAAGCAATCGCGGTGGTTGTCGCCGAAGTTTTTGATCGGCGAGAGCTATGGGACGACGCGGGCGGCGGCGCTGAGCGGGGAGCTGCTGCGGACGCATAAGATGAATCTAAATGGGATCATGCTGGTCTCCACGGTGCTGAACTTTCAGACCATCTGGGGGGCGGACGGGAATGATCTGCCGTTTGTTTTGTACCTGCCCAGCTTTACGGCGACGGCGTGGTATCACCAAAAGCTGCCTGCGGATCTGCAGGGCAAGCCGCTGGCGGAGGTGCTGAAGGAGGTGGAGGCCTTTGCGAGCGGGGACTATAATCAGGCGCTGCTCATGGGGGCGGCGCTGCCTGCGGCCCAGCGGGTGCAGGTGGTGAAGCAAATGGCGCGGCTGACGGGGCTGAAGGAGAGCTATGTGGATGCGTCCGACCTGCGGGTTTCCCTGAACCGCTTCAGTGCGGAGTTGCTGCGAGATCAACGTCTGGTGGTGGGCCGGTTTGACAGCCGATATACGAGCTACATGCGCGATGCGGTGAACAACTCCGCTGAGCGTGATCCGAGTGCGGATGCTGTTTTCAGTGCGTTTACTTCCACCTTTAATCATTACGTGCGTAACGATCTGAAGTTTGAGGATGACCAGCCTTATAACATCCTGACAAGCCCAGGAAAATGGAATTGGGATGCGGAAAACGAGTTTACCAATGTTTCTGAAACGCTGGCGGAGAGCATGACCTCGAACCCGTTTTTGAAGGTGCATGTCTCCAGCGGTTTTTATGACATGGCGACGCCGTACTATGCTTCTCGTTATACCTTTTCACACCTGAACATTCATCCGGAGCTGATGAAGAACGTCACGGAGGATGACTATACGTCGGGGCACATGATGTACCTGAACCTGCCGGACCTGAAGAAGCAGAAGGAGGACCTGGCGAAGTTTGTGCGGATGGCTTCGGGGAAGTGA
- a CDS encoding TraB/GumN family protein codes for MFNIRHPLAVTCLFFLSACNQRGGERTPDTPVSAASQAGSVWVVDAPETGGRLFLCGTIHILREDDYPLSPAYEAAYANSDRVIFELPPGAGEGPSMTTRMRELGMYPEGESLEQNVTPETWKEYSQWAATRGISPGSLNRYRPWFVSLLITSTEYAALGAKPEWGVDHHFEERAKRDQKPADGLESVEFQLQLFAKLTPAQQNEMLVQTLGEVSTLPKEFDEMITSWKEGELDSLSEMLFREQAKFPDLMDLFLFNRNLAWMGRLEEMLKKGEKVMLLVGTGHFAADKGLIPLLRQRGYQVRHYRDVEQF; via the coding sequence GTGTTTAATATTCGTCATCCGCTGGCAGTGACCTGCCTGTTTTTCCTTTCTGCGTGCAACCAGAGGGGGGGGGAGCGCACGCCGGATACGCCTGTTTCGGCGGCCAGTCAGGCGGGCAGTGTGTGGGTGGTGGATGCGCCGGAGACGGGGGGACGACTCTTCCTGTGCGGGACGATCCATATTTTGAGGGAGGATGATTATCCGCTCTCCCCTGCGTATGAGGCGGCGTATGCGAACTCGGACCGGGTGATCTTCGAGCTGCCGCCTGGGGCGGGAGAGGGGCCATCCATGACGACGCGGATGCGGGAGCTGGGCATGTATCCGGAGGGTGAATCCCTGGAGCAGAATGTGACGCCGGAGACGTGGAAGGAGTATAGCCAGTGGGCAGCGACGCGGGGGATATCCCCAGGATCACTGAACCGTTACCGGCCCTGGTTTGTGAGTCTGCTGATCACTTCCACCGAATACGCAGCGCTGGGGGCGAAGCCGGAGTGGGGGGTGGATCACCACTTTGAGGAGCGGGCGAAGCGGGATCAAAAACCTGCGGATGGGCTGGAGAGTGTGGAATTCCAATTGCAGCTTTTTGCGAAGCTGACTCCTGCGCAGCAGAATGAGATGCTGGTGCAGACGCTGGGGGAGGTAAGCACGCTGCCGAAGGAGTTTGATGAGATGATCACCTCCTGGAAAGAAGGGGAGCTGGATTCGCTGAGTGAGATGCTTTTCCGCGAGCAGGCGAAGTTTCCTGACCTGATGGATCTCTTCCTCTTTAACCGCAATCTGGCCTGGATGGGGCGGCTGGAGGAGATGCTGAAGAAGGGGGAGAAGGTGATGCTGCTGGTGGGCACGGGCCACTTTGCCGCAGACAAGGGGCTGATCCCGCTGCTGAGGCAGCGCGGGTATCAGGTGCGGCATTACCGGGATGTGGAGCAGTTTTAA
- a CDS encoding toll/interleukin-1 receptor domain-containing protein, with product MSRCTAPVNGHRLSSAAEACPACRGRNRSYGGYGSSYASSSYAPYSPPTSSGGGSGGRAKPRWSRAGSSVSYTTAQVQSLEPIRKTVERRAVEQSDLRDVFLCHAWGDRQGVAKELHELLVAAGVKVWFSEKDLGLGVPMMRAIDKGLANSRIGLVLVTPALLARLPQESVADKELSALLAGNNLVPIVHNTTYAALRNVSPLLASRTGLDTAEDSLAMVAEKIAELVAIPV from the coding sequence ATGTCTAGATGCACAGCACCAGTAAATGGGCATCGCTTATCGAGCGCTGCAGAGGCCTGCCCTGCATGCCGTGGCCGCAACAGAAGCTACGGTGGTTACGGCTCGTCATACGCGTCCTCCTCCTACGCTCCCTACTCCCCACCAACGAGCAGTGGCGGTGGGTCAGGAGGTAGGGCAAAACCGCGATGGTCAAGAGCAGGCTCCTCCGTGTCATATACGACTGCCCAAGTGCAATCACTCGAGCCAATCCGCAAAACCGTTGAGAGGCGCGCAGTTGAACAATCTGATCTTCGTGACGTTTTCCTATGCCACGCGTGGGGCGACCGACAGGGGGTAGCCAAAGAACTGCACGAGTTGCTCGTGGCGGCTGGGGTCAAAGTTTGGTTCAGCGAGAAGGATCTCGGCCTCGGAGTTCCGATGATGCGCGCTATCGACAAGGGCTTAGCAAATTCACGAATCGGCCTTGTGCTTGTGACCCCGGCACTGCTAGCCCGACTGCCTCAAGAGAGCGTTGCCGACAAAGAACTATCTGCACTCCTGGCAGGTAACAACCTTGTTCCAATCGTGCACAACACTACGTATGCAGCTCTTCGCAACGTTAGTCCCTTGCTTGCTTCCAGAACCGGATTGGATACTGCAGAAGATTCACTGGCAATGGTTGCTGAAAAAATAGCCGAGCTTGTTGCCATCCCGGTTTAA
- a CDS encoding PIN domain-containing protein, translated as MISPTVILDACVLYPAALRSLFMYLAVNETIHARWTERIHEEWMTAVLRERQDLSRAQLERTRDLMNRHALDAVVTDYERHIPALVLPDLNDRHVLAAAIECGAEFIITWNLKDFPKQILNEYGIEAVTPDLFLTRLMESEPTAVLKAMRMQHESLKNPALTAEEYLEMLNRQGLHLKWTTKD; from the coding sequence ATGATTTCCCCGACCGTTATTCTGGACGCCTGTGTTCTGTATCCTGCCGCTTTGCGCAGTCTGTTCATGTATCTTGCTGTGAACGAGACCATCCATGCCCGATGGACGGAGAGGATACATGAAGAATGGATGACGGCCGTGCTTCGAGAGCGGCAGGACTTGAGCCGCGCGCAATTGGAACGCACGCGTGACCTGATGAATCGTCACGCCTTGGATGCGGTGGTGACTGATTACGAGCGACACATCCCGGCGCTAGTGCTTCCGGATTTGAATGACCGGCACGTTCTTGCTGCGGCTATCGAGTGTGGGGCGGAATTCATCATCACCTGGAATTTGAAAGACTTTCCAAAACAGATCCTGAATGAGTATGGCATCGAAGCTGTCACTCCGGATCTATTTTTAACAAGGCTTATGGAGAGCGAGCCAACGGCAGTTCTCAAAGCGATGAGGATGCAACATGAGAGCCTCAAAAATCCTGCACTGACGGCTGAAGAGTATTTGGAAATGCTGAACCGGCAGGGTCTCCATCTCAAGTGGACTACAAAAGATTGA
- a CDS encoding DMT family transporter, with product MRNYLLLHLVILAWGFTAILGKLITLPPIEVVLWRTAIASAGFAILVLWQKQRLQVSRADRWKMLGIGALLGLHWILFFQSARLATASVSLAALPTAMLWCSLIEPLVDGTRRWRPLELLVGTVIVGAVWMIYEVELRYWLGFTVGIISAFLAALFSVTNKQLVARQQSFVMGYYQMQGALVVTALAWICTTPSQLTVPGPWDALWLFILSTVCTVGAYAGYMTALRHMSVFTVNVVYNLEPIYGIVLAVLIFGSQEHMSSGFYIGASIIIGSVLLIPWLNRWVTGERTAAVKEPPFIP from the coding sequence GTGCGTAACTACCTGCTGCTGCATTTGGTGATCCTCGCCTGGGGCTTCACCGCCATCCTGGGGAAGCTCATCACCCTGCCGCCCATTGAGGTGGTGCTTTGGCGCACTGCCATCGCCTCCGCAGGCTTTGCCATCCTGGTCCTGTGGCAAAAGCAGCGCCTCCAGGTCAGCCGGGCGGATCGCTGGAAAATGCTGGGCATCGGTGCCCTCCTGGGCCTGCACTGGATCCTCTTCTTCCAGTCGGCACGCCTCGCCACGGCCAGTGTCAGCCTGGCCGCACTGCCCACCGCCATGCTTTGGTGCAGCCTCATTGAGCCCCTCGTGGATGGCACCCGCCGCTGGCGTCCGCTGGAGCTGCTCGTCGGCACCGTCATCGTCGGTGCCGTGTGGATGATCTATGAGGTGGAGTTACGCTATTGGTTAGGCTTCACCGTCGGCATCATCTCAGCCTTCCTGGCCGCCCTCTTTTCCGTGACCAATAAGCAGCTCGTGGCCCGCCAGCAGTCCTTCGTCATGGGTTATTACCAGATGCAGGGTGCCCTGGTGGTCACCGCCCTGGCCTGGATCTGCACCACCCCATCCCAACTCACAGTTCCCGGCCCGTGGGATGCCCTCTGGCTCTTCATCCTGTCCACCGTCTGCACCGTCGGCGCCTACGCAGGGTATATGACCGCCCTCCGCCACATGTCCGTCTTCACCGTGAACGTGGTTTATAATTTGGAGCCTATCTATGGCATCGTCCTGGCCGTTCTCATCTTTGGCTCACAGGAGCACATGAGCAGCGGCTTTTACATCGGTGCCAGCATCATCATCGGCAGTGTCTTGCTCATCCCCTGGCTCAACCGATGGGTCACCGGAGAACGCACGGCTGCCGTTAAAGAGCCGCCTTTCATACCGTAA
- a CDS encoding amidohydrolase family protein translates to MLPSTSRRAFLSSSLASLAATAMAQEKTSPPGTAAPEPVIDIHQHTHFHQRGDDHLLAHQQAMGITTTILLPAGTPTSRPSTHEGRSNGLGAQCLGTETCRKIAQDHPGAYLWGANEVTDQDTAPAEIEKWLKLGACIIGEQKFDVECDSSQSQKLYELAAAYHVPILMHFQNERYNRGYERLHTMLAKYPQTTFIGHAQTFWGNIDKHHQPKDLYPKGKITPGGLTDRFLADYPNFFADMSAGSGLNALTRDEEHTTAFFQRHQDKILYGSDCADHFGRGPGCQGAQTIAMIRKLSPTQAIERKILFANAQKLFRLG, encoded by the coding sequence ATGCTCCCATCCACCTCCCGCCGCGCCTTTCTCAGCAGCAGCCTCGCCTCCCTTGCTGCCACGGCCATGGCTCAGGAAAAAACGTCCCCACCAGGGACAGCCGCGCCGGAGCCGGTCATCGACATCCATCAGCACACCCATTTCCACCAGCGGGGGGATGACCACCTCCTCGCCCACCAGCAGGCCATGGGCATCACCACCACCATCCTCCTGCCCGCAGGCACGCCCACCAGCCGCCCCTCCACCCACGAAGGCCGCTCCAACGGCCTCGGTGCACAATGTTTGGGCACGGAAACTTGCCGCAAAATCGCCCAGGACCATCCCGGTGCCTATCTGTGGGGAGCCAACGAAGTCACCGACCAGGACACAGCTCCCGCCGAAATCGAAAAATGGCTCAAGCTCGGAGCCTGCATCATCGGCGAGCAAAAATTCGACGTGGAATGCGATTCCAGCCAAAGCCAAAAGCTCTACGAACTAGCCGCTGCCTATCACGTGCCCATCCTGATGCACTTCCAAAACGAGCGTTACAATCGCGGTTACGAGCGCCTCCACACCATGCTCGCCAAGTATCCCCAGACCACCTTCATCGGCCATGCCCAGACCTTTTGGGGAAACATCGACAAACATCACCAGCCCAAAGATCTTTACCCCAAAGGCAAAATCACCCCCGGTGGCCTCACCGACCGTTTCCTGGCCGATTACCCCAATTTCTTCGCCGACATGTCTGCCGGTTCCGGCCTCAACGCCCTCACTCGGGATGAAGAGCACACAACCGCCTTCTTCCAGCGCCACCAGGATAAAATCCTCTACGGCAGCGACTGTGCCGACCACTTCGGCCGTGGACCCGGCTGCCAGGGTGCCCAGACCATCGCCATGATCCGCAAGCTCTCCCCCACCCAGGCCATCGAGCGCAAAATCCTCTTCGCCAACGCCCAAAAGCTCTTCCGCCTGGGCTAA
- a CDS encoding Fic family protein, whose amino-acid sequence MEYIHELRNWPHLKWDKDKLWPQVAGIRQRQGHLQGRMKDLGFSFRSEATLSTLTADVVKSCAIEGEKLDAQEVRSSIARRLGLDYAGTEAVNRNVEGIVEMMLDATQNFAQPLTPGRLFGWHAALFPAGYSGLSRITVGAWRPPEAGAMQVVSGPLGRETVHFVAPPAERLDDEMAAFLEWFEAQDGVDSILKAGVAHFWFVTIHPFEDGNGRIARAIADMALARADGTPERFYSMSDQIEVERKDYYLQLERSQRSDLDITPWLQWFLACLTRALEQAEETISGVLWRAKIWHMVNQGPVNERQQKVLNKVLMGFEGKLTSSKYAKMAKCSEDTALRDIRILVDRGVLVKNEGGGRNTSYGLAKWS is encoded by the coding sequence ATGGAGTACATTCACGAACTGAGAAACTGGCCTCACTTAAAGTGGGACAAGGATAAGCTGTGGCCTCAGGTCGCGGGGATCAGGCAGCGCCAAGGGCATTTGCAGGGGCGCATGAAGGATCTTGGCTTTTCTTTTCGCTCAGAAGCCACTCTTTCCACCCTGACGGCAGATGTGGTCAAATCCTGTGCGATTGAAGGTGAAAAGCTGGACGCCCAAGAAGTGCGGTCATCCATAGCCCGTCGGCTCGGCTTGGACTATGCCGGGACAGAAGCGGTGAACCGGAATGTGGAAGGCATTGTGGAGATGATGCTGGATGCCACCCAAAATTTTGCGCAGCCGCTGACGCCCGGGCGGTTGTTCGGCTGGCATGCTGCCTTGTTTCCTGCGGGCTATAGTGGCCTGAGCCGCATTACGGTGGGAGCCTGGCGTCCACCCGAGGCGGGGGCCATGCAGGTGGTGTCTGGCCCCCTTGGTCGTGAAACGGTTCACTTTGTCGCCCCACCGGCGGAGCGGCTGGATGATGAAATGGCGGCTTTTCTGGAGTGGTTCGAGGCACAGGACGGGGTGGATTCCATCCTCAAGGCAGGTGTGGCTCATTTCTGGTTTGTGACCATCCACCCTTTTGAAGATGGCAACGGCCGCATCGCGCGGGCGATTGCGGATATGGCCCTGGCAAGAGCCGACGGCACGCCAGAGAGGTTCTACAGCATGTCAGACCAGATCGAGGTGGAACGCAAAGACTACTACCTCCAACTTGAGCGCAGTCAGCGCAGCGATCTGGACATTACGCCATGGCTGCAATGGTTCCTGGCGTGCCTCACCCGCGCCCTCGAACAGGCCGAAGAAACCATCTCCGGCGTGCTGTGGAGAGCCAAGATCTGGCATATGGTGAATCAAGGCCCCGTGAATGAGCGCCAGCAAAAGGTGCTGAACAAGGTGCTCATGGGCTTTGAAGGCAAACTGACCTCCTCCAAATACGCCAAGATGGCCAAGTGCTCCGAAGACACCGCCCTCCGCGATATCCGCATCCTGGTTGATCGCGGTGTGCTGGTCAAAAATGAAGGCGGGGGACGCAACACTTCGTATGGTTTGGCGAAGTGGAGCTAG